One Succinivibrio dextrinosolvens DNA window includes the following coding sequences:
- a CDS encoding AAA family ATPase → MKRIAQSENIENIVDKDYIYIDKTEYIYNLTEQYDRVFFSRPRRFGKSLTLNTIGTLFEKGVEPYFKGTWIYDKWDQDKYPVLRLNFLKYRTSNVDQFKEIFSNKIAKFADNIHLNDKVTSKEPDLAISELFSALQDRRIVILIDEYDCQLTANINNSQLYEEFRTCIRDFYAALKGAKQIHFMAVTGVTRLKDVSIFSVGSDIRDLSYNNAYSKMIGFTREEIKHSYLDYLKLGVSFEKHIEISDVTDADIELLLDRMAEQYDSYCFDEFNQNKVFSTYSVNSFLQDIYEKKTVRFGDYWYEAGGIPSILRNYMESHEIDIEKFIKSEISIKYDDFINPTSLPQMNENVLMCQTGYLTLKSEIRAPRRIILGSANREVKTALSSLLSEKFFNTEALDSFYDADIILENGSVEEIINHLNSVLATIPYDKYPVKNEAVLRALILMYLLGLRCDVRAEQHNFKGRSDILINFPKRRVVMELKFSQDGTDVDKLLEDGLEQIKTRQYGIENPEDRELVQFACVFNGSEKTRQISSYKEL, encoded by the coding sequence ATGAAAAGAATTGCACAGTCAGAGAATATTGAAAATATTGTTGATAAGGATTACATCTATATTGATAAGACTGAATACATTTATAATCTTACTGAGCAATATGACAGAGTATTCTTCTCCCGTCCTCGCCGTTTTGGAAAATCCCTAACCCTAAACACCATAGGAACTCTTTTTGAAAAAGGAGTTGAGCCTTATTTTAAGGGCACCTGGATTTATGACAAATGGGATCAGGATAAATATCCTGTACTTCGTTTAAATTTTCTGAAATATCGAACCAGTAATGTAGATCAATTTAAAGAAATTTTTTCAAATAAAATAGCAAAATTTGCAGATAACATACATCTTAATGATAAGGTAACAAGCAAAGAGCCCGATCTTGCCATCTCAGAACTGTTTAGTGCGCTACAAGATAGACGAATTGTTATTCTAATTGACGAATATGACTGTCAGCTTACAGCAAATATAAACAATTCTCAGTTGTATGAGGAATTCAGAACCTGTATCCGTGATTTTTATGCTGCATTAAAAGGAGCAAAACAAATTCATTTTATGGCAGTTACAGGTGTGACTCGACTGAAAGATGTTTCAATTTTCTCTGTAGGTTCTGATATCAGAGATTTAAGTTACAATAATGCATATTCTAAGATGATAGGTTTTACTCGAGAAGAGATAAAACACTCTTATCTGGATTACCTAAAGCTTGGCGTTTCATTTGAAAAGCACATCGAGATATCAGATGTTACTGATGCTGATATTGAACTCCTTCTGGACAGAATGGCAGAACAGTATGACAGTTACTGCTTTGATGAATTCAATCAGAACAAAGTATTCTCCACATACTCAGTTAACAGCTTTTTACAGGATATATACGAGAAAAAAACGGTCAGATTTGGAGATTATTGGTACGAAGCAGGTGGGATTCCATCTATTCTGAGGAATTACATGGAATCACACGAAATTGATATTGAAAAATTTATTAAATCAGAAATCAGTATCAAATATGACGATTTCATAAATCCAACCTCTCTTCCACAGATGAACGAGAATGTTCTGATGTGTCAGACTGGGTATCTGACCTTAAAATCAGAAATCAGAGCACCTCGTAGAATAATACTTGGCTCCGCAAATAGAGAAGTTAAAACCGCATTAAGCTCACTTTTATCTGAAAAGTTCTTTAATACCGAGGCACTGGATTCTTTTTACGATGCAGATATCATTCTTGAGAATGGATCTGTAGAAGAGATTATCAATCACCTAAATAGTGTTCTGGCAACTATTCCCTATGACAAATATCCTGTCAAGAATGAGGCTGTATTAAGAGCTCTGATTCTAATGTATCTTTTAGGATTAAGGTGTGATGTCAGAGCCGAACAGCACAACTTCAAAGGCAGGAGTGACATTCTAATCAACTTTCCTAAACGCCGTGTAGTGATGGAGCTTAAGTTTTCTCAGGATGGCACAGATGTAGACAAACTTCTAGAAGATGGTCTTGAGCAGATTAAGACAAGACAGTATGGCATCGAAAATCCTGAAGACAGAGAGCTGGTTCAGTTTGCCTGTGTATTTAACGGATCGGAAAAAACACGACAGATCTCCTCCTATAAAGAGCTGTAA
- a CDS encoding AAA family ATPase: protein MVNLERLPTAKNKFEDLRKKNQIYVDHTDLIFEFARFDKPNFLSRPRRFGKSLLISTLESLFSHGTEYFKGLKIEKLWNDKEKGKTYKVIHLDFSSFAYISPVDFDAKICGILEKETKKFNISRTPVTATYKSDSLLTDIVSDNPGEYVLLIDEYDYPLTHSLEDENQFKEYRSFLQGFFGAIKALSGNMRFIFITGVGRFAKTSIFSQLNNLRDLGLEPEFAPLLGYTEEDMHFYFDEYVENAAMILNISKEECYTQIKSHYDGYRFHADNESLLHNPWSVLNFLSNPKNGFKNFWYETGGAYPTLIASYIKSIKKTPLETLLKTKCGPKTLNEFYDYFDATPLSLLYQTGYLSVRSEDNELGGQSLFLVPPNLEVHSSLVQLYYRNVRKNPLDDDTFFDFSSALINNFEHSNYNALIKTFSAALNTFGYDDKEAFKSEHYCRDIIYFTLVLSGINASREVICAGGRADLVVELTDKRYVFEFKLAKTKSSEKKLLEEAIEQSKDKRYGEILPLKETTRIAVVIGANDKAVSQWKLEV, encoded by the coding sequence ATGGTAAATTTAGAAAGACTGCCTACAGCTAAAAATAAATTTGAAGATTTGCGAAAAAAAAATCAGATTTATGTAGATCATACTGATCTTATTTTTGAATTTGCACGCTTTGATAAGCCAAACTTTCTATCTAGACCTCGTCGTTTTGGAAAATCTCTGCTTATTTCTACACTGGAATCACTGTTTTCACATGGAACAGAGTACTTCAAAGGGCTAAAAATCGAAAAGCTCTGGAATGACAAAGAAAAAGGAAAAACATATAAAGTTATCCACCTGGATTTTTCTTCTTTTGCTTACATTTCTCCTGTGGATTTTGATGCAAAAATCTGCGGCATCCTAGAAAAGGAAACAAAAAAATTTAACATTTCCAGAACTCCTGTAACTGCAACATATAAATCAGATTCACTTCTGACAGATATCGTATCCGACAATCCAGGAGAATACGTTCTTCTAATCGATGAATATGACTATCCTTTGACTCATTCTCTTGAGGATGAGAATCAGTTTAAAGAATACAGGAGTTTTCTTCAGGGATTCTTTGGGGCAATCAAAGCTCTTTCAGGAAATATGAGATTCATATTTATTACAGGTGTTGGTCGTTTTGCGAAAACTTCCATATTCTCTCAGCTCAACAATCTAAGAGATCTTGGACTTGAACCTGAATTTGCACCTTTGCTTGGCTATACCGAGGAAGATATGCATTTTTATTTCGACGAATATGTTGAAAATGCAGCTATGATTCTCAATATATCAAAGGAAGAATGCTATACGCAGATAAAATCACATTATGATGGATACAGATTTCATGCTGATAATGAATCTCTGCTTCATAATCCCTGGTCTGTACTTAACTTTCTATCAAATCCAAAGAATGGTTTTAAGAATTTCTGGTACGAAACCGGTGGAGCTTATCCTACTCTGATAGCTTCCTATATAAAGAGCATAAAAAAAACACCTTTAGAAACTCTTCTCAAGACTAAGTGTGGCCCCAAAACTCTAAATGAGTTTTATGATTACTTTGATGCTACGCCTCTAAGTCTTTTGTACCAAACCGGATACCTTTCAGTACGCTCCGAGGATAATGAATTAGGGGGACAGAGCTTATTTTTAGTTCCACCAAACCTGGAGGTTCATTCTTCTTTAGTTCAGCTGTACTACAGAAATGTTAGAAAGAATCCTCTTGATGATGACACTTTCTTCGATTTTTCATCAGCATTGATAAACAATTTTGAGCATTCAAATTATAACGCGCTCATAAAGACATTCAGTGCGGCTCTGAATACCTTTGGCTACGATGATAAGGAGGCATTTAAATCAGAACATTACTGTAGAGATATCATTTACTTTACACTGGTACTATCAGGGATAAATGCCAGCCGAGAGGTTATCTGTGCAGGTGGAAGAGCAGATCTGGTTGTAGAGCTAACAGATAAAAGATACGTATTTGAGTTTAAACTTGCCAAAACAAAGTCATCCGAAAAAAAGCTGTTAGAGGAAGCAATAGAACAGTCTAAAGACAAACGTTACGGTGAAATACTGCCATTAAAAGAAACAACTAGAATAGCTGTAGTTATAGGAGCAAATGATAAGGCAGTATCACAATGGAAGTTAGAAGTATAG
- a CDS encoding DEAD/DEAH box helicase — MIKQYGTTWWGQRWLNALSGIDNENRIPRGLAYANSDKVYALNPDINRGLIKARVKGNYDPFYSVKIELPQFKAQEKKALIDAIAKSPVILSKLSARELAPEIEAEAQKLGISIFPDKWDDLKLKCSCPDYAVPCKHIAAVIYKFSQEIDANPFILFELKGLDIVAELKSKNINLEQVEQTEMPSWKELLEQPGTDEMTSIEDLVKASYIEIPDLLDSVLGLFKPSPAGFVEGDLKAIVKKCLTKAAKLADRQLKDKTDRDLPQYNDNNPILTIDSWGRSHLDKSFFWTVHPVENKGEPLKKLPFDPASENYLASPYYEMFSGTIDLQKIDEAPYEIEALYHAWFIATKLIIKGAVIPQIYEPIEDFFSVRWIPSVMSDEVKKVVEEVGKAFLIFSDSTIKIDRKPEHLSATVLGEIILSFFIESYVIKAFMELYPDNYQEQSLEISSVFLRKFVDIEEDLSGERVKLGLESWIAPIYLQNLKVLPVIILEDRSFLSQHSLEDIVEEARDVKGNDLESGLEEQDAQYVDFATEEEDNSQTAPVVDDNLILPLRSRTPKKLFANKDGVSITMGFNRLDKSGIPEEAFIPLTKILEDKEYQKIRFECLRTVARLSSVCPILTELLEDQKGEGIISLDSLADIILSTIPAMRLLGVKLIVPKSLKKVIYPKSAMTIGTEGAWDQKSGYMGLADLLNFHWDLALGNHSISEAEFNELRKHEGKVVRFGNSFVYVDPSVTSRIAKKLLSANVTPTKQRLMAAALTGRFGENNVQITKELQACLKNILSEKSIEVPPTLQAKLRPYQQRGYSWLTRNLRTMMGSIIADDMGLGKTLQVIAAIEKLRYDGELDYKQVLIVVPTSLLVNWGRELSKFAPQITYNLYYTQKNLENHTHVIITTYGVLRTELKKLKQLKLRLIVIDEAQAIKNNKSQVFKAVRAINADSMIAISGTPVENRLMEYWSIMDFANPGLLGTTDNFKKEFATPIEKNRDISAVNSFKRVTAPFIMRRLKTDKSVIDDLPEKISTDKFCTLTPQQVALYQEKVDNSMFLMKNADPKIRSSVVLNLIQSLKQICNAPAQFSKEDRYQDAKYAGKMEVLFDLLDEMKENRKKTLIFTQFKSMGDLLQKWINDKTGFKPQFLHGGVPSAQRAKMVDRFQNRKDEQCLILSLKAAGTGLNLTAASSVIHYDLWWNPAVEAQATDRAYRIGQKNNVQVYRFICANTFEEKINEIINSKKELADLTVNTGEKWIGDLSNRQIEEIFSISEKE, encoded by the coding sequence ATGATAAAACAATACGGTACCACCTGGTGGGGACAAAGATGGCTTAATGCTCTTTCTGGAATTGACAATGAAAACAGAATTCCTCGAGGTCTAGCATATGCAAACTCTGATAAGGTTTATGCTCTAAATCCTGACATTAACAGAGGATTGATAAAAGCCAGAGTCAAAGGCAATTACGATCCTTTCTATTCAGTAAAAATCGAACTTCCTCAATTTAAAGCACAAGAAAAAAAAGCTCTGATTGATGCTATAGCAAAATCTCCTGTAATTCTCTCAAAACTATCTGCTCGTGAACTTGCACCTGAAATCGAAGCTGAAGCACAAAAACTTGGAATCAGTATTTTCCCAGACAAATGGGACGATTTAAAGCTTAAATGCTCCTGTCCTGACTATGCAGTTCCATGTAAGCATATTGCAGCAGTTATCTATAAGTTCAGTCAGGAGATAGATGCAAATCCTTTCATTCTGTTTGAGCTTAAAGGTTTAGATATAGTTGCAGAGCTCAAGAGTAAAAACATCAATCTTGAACAGGTTGAACAGACAGAAATGCCAAGTTGGAAGGAACTGTTAGAGCAGCCTGGAACGGATGAAATGACTTCAATTGAGGATCTGGTTAAAGCCTCATACATTGAGATACCAGATTTACTTGATTCAGTTTTAGGTCTATTTAAACCTTCTCCTGCAGGTTTTGTCGAAGGAGATCTAAAAGCAATCGTAAAAAAATGTCTTACAAAGGCAGCAAAACTTGCGGATAGACAGTTAAAGGATAAAACAGATCGAGATCTGCCTCAGTACAATGACAACAATCCTATATTAACCATCGACTCCTGGGGACGCAGTCATCTTGACAAATCCTTTTTCTGGACAGTTCATCCTGTAGAAAACAAGGGAGAACCTTTAAAAAAATTACCATTCGACCCTGCCTCAGAAAATTATCTAGCATCACCTTACTATGAGATGTTCTCTGGAACAATTGATCTCCAAAAAATAGATGAAGCTCCATATGAAATTGAAGCCTTATACCATGCATGGTTCATTGCCACAAAACTCATAATAAAAGGTGCAGTTATACCTCAGATCTACGAACCGATTGAGGATTTCTTCTCCGTAAGATGGATCCCATCAGTCATGTCTGATGAAGTAAAAAAAGTCGTTGAAGAGGTTGGTAAGGCATTTCTGATTTTCTCTGATTCAACCATAAAAATTGACAGAAAACCAGAGCACCTAAGCGCAACAGTTTTAGGCGAAATTATCCTCAGCTTTTTTATAGAAAGCTATGTCATAAAGGCATTTATGGAGCTTTATCCTGACAATTATCAGGAACAGTCTTTAGAGATCAGCTCAGTATTTCTGCGTAAATTTGTGGATATTGAAGAAGATCTGTCAGGAGAACGTGTAAAATTAGGACTTGAATCCTGGATTGCACCTATCTATCTACAGAACCTTAAAGTTTTACCTGTTATTATTCTTGAAGACAGATCTTTTCTATCTCAACACAGTCTTGAAGATATTGTTGAAGAAGCTCGAGATGTTAAAGGAAATGATCTTGAATCTGGGCTTGAAGAGCAGGACGCTCAGTATGTAGATTTTGCTACTGAAGAAGAAGACAACTCCCAGACAGCGCCTGTGGTTGATGATAACCTAATACTGCCACTGAGAAGCAGAACCCCAAAGAAACTCTTTGCCAATAAAGATGGTGTTTCAATAACCATGGGATTTAACCGTCTGGATAAATCAGGCATACCTGAAGAGGCATTCATTCCTTTAACCAAGATTCTTGAGGATAAAGAATACCAGAAAATCAGATTCGAATGTCTGAGAACAGTAGCAAGACTAAGTTCAGTCTGCCCTATTCTGACAGAACTTCTAGAAGATCAGAAAGGAGAAGGAATTATTTCGCTTGACAGTCTTGCAGATATCATTCTCTCAACAATTCCAGCCATGCGTCTTTTAGGTGTCAAGCTGATAGTACCAAAATCACTGAAAAAGGTTATATATCCAAAATCAGCCATGACTATTGGTACAGAAGGTGCGTGGGATCAGAAATCTGGCTATATGGGCCTTGCAGATCTTCTAAACTTCCATTGGGATCTTGCTTTAGGTAACCATTCTATTTCAGAAGCAGAATTCAACGAATTAAGAAAACATGAAGGAAAAGTTGTTCGTTTTGGAAACTCGTTTGTTTACGTTGATCCTTCTGTCACCTCAAGAATTGCCAAGAAACTTCTGTCTGCAAATGTTACTCCTACCAAACAGAGGCTGATGGCAGCCGCGCTCACAGGACGTTTTGGAGAAAACAATGTACAGATTACAAAAGAGCTACAAGCATGTCTAAAAAACATTCTCTCTGAAAAGTCCATTGAGGTACCACCTACACTTCAGGCAAAACTCAGACCATATCAGCAAAGAGGTTACAGTTGGCTTACCCGTAACCTCAGAACCATGATGGGCTCAATTATTGCAGATGATATGGGACTTGGAAAAACCCTTCAGGTTATAGCTGCAATTGAGAAACTTCGTTATGACGGAGAACTTGATTATAAACAGGTACTGATAGTTGTACCAACTTCACTTTTGGTCAACTGGGGACGAGAACTTTCAAAATTTGCCCCACAGATTACATACAATCTGTATTACACCCAGAAAAATCTGGAAAACCATACTCATGTGATAATTACAACCTATGGAGTGCTTAGAACAGAGCTTAAAAAGCTTAAACAGCTGAAACTAAGACTTATTGTTATTGACGAAGCTCAGGCTATTAAAAACAACAAATCTCAGGTATTCAAAGCAGTACGAGCTATTAATGCAGACTCAATGATAGCGATATCCGGTACTCCAGTTGAAAACAGACTTATGGAATACTGGTCAATTATGGACTTTGCAAATCCAGGTCTACTAGGAACTACAGATAACTTTAAGAAAGAATTTGCCACACCAATCGAAAAAAATCGTGATATCAGTGCAGTTAACAGCTTCAAAAGAGTTACAGCACCATTCATCATGAGAAGACTCAAAACTGACAAGAGTGTTATCGACGATCTTCCAGAAAAGATTTCAACAGATAAATTCTGTACCTTAACACCACAGCAGGTAGCCTTATATCAGGAAAAGGTGGATAACAGTATGTTCCTTATGAAGAATGCAGATCCTAAGATTAGATCATCTGTTGTACTAAATCTGATACAAAGCTTAAAACAGATTTGCAATGCTCCAGCTCAGTTTTCTAAAGAGGATCGGTATCAGGATGCAAAATATGCAGGAAAGATGGAGGTACTCTTCGATCTTCTTGATGAAATGAAAGAAAACAGAAAGAAAACTCTTATCTTTACCCAGTTCAAGTCCATGGGAGATCTATTACAGAAATGGATCAATGATAAAACAGGATTTAAACCACAGTTCCTCCACGGAGGTGTACCATCAGCACAACGAGCAAAGATGGTGGACAGATTCCAGAATAGAAAGGATGAACAGTGCCTGATTCTATCTCTAAAGGCAGCAGGAACAGGACTGAATCTTACCGCAGCATCATCTGTAATTCATTATGATCTGTGGTGGAATCCTGCAGTTGAAGCACAGGCAACAGACAGAGCATATAGAATTGGTCAGAAAAACAATGTTCAGGTTTACCGATTCATTTGCGCAAATACCTTTGAAGAAAAAATCAATGAGATTATCAATTCCAAAAAGGAACTTGCGGATTTGACAGTAAATACTGGAGAGAAATGGATTGGAGACTTGTCCAACCGACAGATTGAGGAAATCTTCTCAATCTCAGAAAAAGAGTAA
- a CDS encoding AAA family ATPase: MSETTVTLLNNPYGQVTFDLFRQKNKAFVDKSLMIKYLDDDSMSLYPVLLRPRRFGKSTFVQMLKCFYDISYQDRYEELFSGTKIYDLNLPTHNSYHVINFDFSAVSTGNLNKLLTSFFVVVSRGIKDFILRYPDFVFDYSALDKTDAATLFNEFAIAYKDYSESQKLYVMIDEYDNFANEILSKDLELFLNITSKDGFLKTFYATIKSLTTDTIAKTFITGVSSVSLDSLTSGFNIARNVTDRACFNEYAGFTEDELVILIPKLVDVEKLGVPPKEIISRMKPVYDGYCFSAEADKTVYNSSMCLYYLDMVREKGVFLNPEDYLDPACDQDGYKLEQIFSLTHKDIVDEIIDTYLHGDTFYVDHLSENINLNKANAYDQDQVLSILYYLGYLSIDKEGSSTDGLSLKIPNRYMSKLFGKCIINLRLNKASSFITTAINTESLLATEDDISSFADSCTEFLSSIMTNQVLLQMNEIALNLALFAKLETMKGRNFIVNMQKSLQVKGEGEKYADLVITVNRGKINECIYIIELKYLTKTEARDKNRDSALQRLVNKAAEELTAYKSALEFKGRNVKAYAMVFAGPDCIYCKLQ, encoded by the coding sequence ATGTCAGAGACTACAGTTACACTACTTAATAATCCTTATGGACAGGTTACGTTTGATTTATTCAGACAAAAGAACAAGGCCTTTGTTGATAAAAGTCTGATGATTAAATATCTGGACGATGACAGTATGAGTCTATACCCTGTACTTCTGCGTCCCCGTCGTTTTGGCAAGTCTACCTTTGTGCAGATGCTCAAGTGTTTTTACGACATTTCCTATCAGGACAGATACGAAGAGCTGTTTTCTGGTACTAAGATTTATGATCTAAATCTCCCAACACACAACAGCTATCATGTAATCAATTTTGATTTTTCCGCAGTTTCAACAGGTAATCTCAATAAGCTCTTAACCAGTTTTTTTGTGGTTGTTTCCCGTGGGATCAAAGATTTTATTCTAAGATATCCTGATTTTGTGTTTGATTATTCAGCACTGGATAAAACAGATGCTGCAACACTATTTAATGAGTTTGCAATTGCCTACAAAGATTACTCAGAAAGCCAGAAGCTCTATGTCATGATTGATGAGTATGACAATTTTGCCAATGAGATTTTATCTAAAGATTTAGAGTTATTCCTGAATATAACCAGTAAAGATGGTTTCCTTAAGACTTTTTATGCCACAATAAAATCCCTAACCACTGATACTATCGCCAAGACCTTTATCACCGGAGTTTCATCTGTATCTCTTGATTCCCTAACTTCAGGATTTAATATCGCCCGTAATGTTACAGACAGAGCCTGTTTTAATGAATACGCAGGCTTTACAGAGGATGAACTTGTGATCCTCATTCCTAAGCTTGTGGATGTAGAGAAGTTAGGAGTACCACCAAAAGAAATTATCAGCAGGATGAAACCAGTCTATGACGGCTACTGTTTTTCTGCTGAGGCAGATAAGACTGTATACAATTCCTCCATGTGTCTTTACTATTTGGATATGGTCCGTGAGAAAGGAGTGTTTCTAAATCCCGAGGATTATCTCGATCCTGCCTGCGATCAGGACGGATACAAGCTTGAGCAGATTTTCTCTTTAACCCATAAAGATATTGTTGATGAAATCATTGATACCTATCTTCATGGTGATACCTTCTATGTTGATCATCTTTCAGAGAACATCAATCTTAATAAGGCCAATGCATACGATCAGGATCAGGTTCTCTCTATTCTCTATTACCTTGGATACCTTTCCATTGATAAAGAAGGATCTTCAACAGATGGTCTCAGTCTGAAAATACCTAACCGTTACATGTCAAAGCTCTTTGGCAAGTGCATTATAAATCTGAGGTTAAATAAAGCTTCCTCTTTCATAACTACAGCAATCAATACAGAATCACTGTTAGCAACTGAGGATGATATCTCATCCTTTGCAGATTCCTGTACAGAATTTCTAAGCAGCATAATGACCAATCAGGTGCTGCTGCAAATGAACGAGATTGCCCTGAATCTTGCTTTATTTGCAAAGCTTGAGACCATGAAAGGACGTAATTTCATTGTAAATATGCAGAAGTCTTTACAGGTTAAGGGCGAAGGTGAGAAATATGCAGATTTAGTCATAACCGTAAACAGAGGCAAGATTAACGAATGTATTTACATAATTGAGCTTAAGTATCTGACTAAAACAGAAGCCAGAGATAAGAATAGAGACAGTGCACTGCAAAGACTCGTAAATAAGGCTGCAGAAGAGCTTACAGCCTATAAATCTGCTTTGGAATTTAAAGGCAGAAATGTAAAAGCCTATGCCATGGTCTTTGCTGGCCCTGACTGTATTTACTGTAAGCTTCAGTAG
- a CDS encoding porin, producing MKKSLLALAVVAVAASANAATVYDKDGTSLTLDGRVQAVFYNGNHGKAGENDSSINNSGRFGIGGKTQLADWVSGIGYTQWDVSDGDNRNNFDVRDQWVGADFGEFGVLQAGRFLDSSYYAENVTDHYEDAAGTVQGVYNGERRGGQMMYTYDNYGFHGQLGVQTAQDNARINNDNKYAVDSGFNGALGYTFENVVFGPLSFRTGYSYLKGQKDGDVGYVTARNVTTAQGKVFDKFKHANFGVAWGNLDSGFYTAALYEYAKMDFQTDESWKRKGVEIAVGYAFDNGVSALVGYEFANDTSTAGNKAKIKRIPVFVNYKANENFNVWTEFGFNAGSDHQDDFPATSYSKKIDHTVFSVGARYTF from the coding sequence ATGAAAAAGTCATTATTAGCTTTAGCTGTTGTTGCTGTAGCAGCATCAGCAAATGCAGCTACCGTTTATGATAAGGACGGTACCTCATTAACTCTAGATGGCCGTGTTCAGGCTGTTTTCTACAACGGAAACCACGGTAAAGCTGGTGAGAACGATTCTTCAATCAATAATTCTGGTCGTTTCGGAATCGGCGGTAAGACTCAGTTAGCTGACTGGGTATCAGGTATCGGTTACACCCAGTGGGATGTTTCAGATGGTGATAACCGCAATAACTTTGATGTTCGTGACCAGTGGGTAGGTGCTGATTTTGGCGAGTTTGGTGTTTTACAGGCTGGTCGTTTCCTTGATTCATCATACTATGCAGAAAACGTAACTGATCATTATGAAGATGCTGCTGGTACTGTTCAGGGTGTCTATAATGGTGAGCGTCGTGGTGGTCAGATGATGTATACCTATGATAACTATGGTTTCCATGGTCAGTTAGGTGTTCAGACTGCTCAGGATAACGCAAGAATCAACAATGACAATAAATATGCTGTTGATTCTGGCTTTAATGGCGCTTTAGGCTATACTTTTGAGAATGTTGTATTTGGTCCTTTATCATTCCGTACCGGCTATAGCTACTTAAAGGGACAGAAAGATGGTGATGTAGGATATGTAACAGCACGTAATGTTACAACTGCACAAGGTAAAGTTTTTGATAAATTTAAACATGCAAACTTTGGTGTTGCATGGGGTAATCTAGACTCTGGCTTCTACACTGCTGCCTTATATGAGTATGCAAAGATGGATTTCCAGACAGATGAATCTTGGAAGAGAAAGGGTGTCGAGATTGCTGTTGGCTATGCATTTGACAATGGTGTATCTGCATTAGTAGGTTATGAATTTGCAAACGATACATCAACAGCTGGCAATAAAGCTAAGATAAAGAGAATTCCTGTATTTGTTAACTATAAAGCAAATGAAAACTTCAATGTTTGGACTGAGTTTGGCTTTAATGCAGGATCTGATCATCAAGATGACTTCCCTGCAACAAGCTATAGCAAGAAGATAGATCATACTGTATTTAGCGTAGGTGCTCGTTACACCTTCTAA
- a CDS encoding porin translates to MKKSLLALAVVAVAASANAATVYEKDGTSLGINGRIQSVFYSNNHNKAAENDSSINNSARFGLQGKTQLADWVAGIGYAQWDASDGDNRNNFSAREQYVGADFGEYGVLTAGKFRDASYYVENVTDHYEDAAGTFQGNFNGARRAGQLMYTYDNYGFHGQLGIQTAQDNAPVFANDKGAIAPFNANTFDVDSGFSSALGYKTGDVVFGPLDFRAGYSYLKGQKDGDALAKAGVDFDNFKHADAGISWGNLSSGLYFAALYDYAKMKGIGFTAANGFADNSFKVKGFELSGGYAFDNGVSFLIGYESAKYTLAQQGADEQTFKVKRIPVFVNYKANANFNVWTEFGFNAGSDHAPEGQTIAKKIDHTVFSVGARYTF, encoded by the coding sequence ATGAAAAAATCATTATTAGCTTTAGCAGTTGTTGCAGTAGCAGCTTCTGCAAATGCCGCCACTGTTTATGAAAAGGATGGTACTTCATTAGGTATCAATGGTCGTATCCAGTCAGTATTTTATAGCAATAACCACAACAAGGCAGCCGAGAATGATTCTTCAATCAATAATTCAGCTCGTTTCGGTTTACAGGGTAAAACACAGCTTGCAGATTGGGTAGCAGGTATCGGCTATGCTCAGTGGGATGCTTCAGACGGTGATAACCGTAATAACTTCTCAGCACGTGAGCAGTATGTAGGTGCTGATTTCGGAGAGTATGGTGTTTTAACCGCTGGTAAGTTCCGTGATGCATCATATTACGTAGAAAACGTAACTGATCACTATGAAGATGCTGCTGGTACCTTTCAGGGTAACTTCAATGGTGCTCGTCGTGCTGGACAGTTAATGTATACCTATGATAACTATGGTTTCCATGGTCAGTTAGGTATTCAGACTGCTCAGGATAATGCTCCTGTATTTGCTAATGATAAGGGTGCTATAGCTCCATTTAATGCAAATACCTTTGATGTTGATTCAGGTTTCAGCTCTGCTTTAGGTTATAAGACTGGCGATGTTGTATTTGGACCATTAGATTTCCGTGCTGGTTACAGCTACTTAAAAGGTCAGAAAGATGGTGATGCTTTAGCTAAAGCTGGTGTTGACTTTGATAACTTCAAGCATGCAGATGCTGGTATTTCATGGGGTAATTTAAGCTCCGGTCTATATTTTGCCGCATTGTATGATTATGCAAAGATGAAGGGTATCGGTTTCACCGCTGCTAATGGCTTTGCTGATAATTCATTCAAGGTTAAGGGCTTCGAGTTATCAGGTGGCTATGCATTTGATAATGGTGTGTCTTTCTTAATTGGTTACGAGTCAGCTAAGTATACTCTTGCACAGCAGGGTGCTGATGAGCAGACCTTTAAGGTTAAGAGAATTCCTGTATTCGTAAACTACAAGGCAAACGCAAACTTCAATGTTTGGACTGAGTTCGGCTTCAATGCTGGTTCAGATCATGCTCCAGAAGGTCAGACTATTGCCAAGAAGATCGACCACACTGTATTCTCAGTTGGTGCACGTTACACCTTCTAA